tggtctttccagtgttttgagTAAAAACTATTACAGACTAATGTGTTTATAATCCTTCGTTGTGCTATGGCTAATTTTCCCCCCTTTGAGGATAAAGACCACCATGACCTCCACCCATGTCCTTGGTATGTAGGTAAATCCCTTGTAGCCAGGATAGGGTGAATTCTGCAGCAGTGCTAGGATAAAACCGATAGATCCGCCAAGGATGACGTCTTTATCACCGACCTCTTCCTGGCCGCCCGGAAATGTGTCTCCATCACAAGTTTCACCGTCTCCTGACCACTCTTGGTGTAAGTCCCGTCCTATCTCCTCAGGGAGCTAGACCTGCTTCGATGATGCTTCAATAGTGCGTTTCAATTTTTCACAGAATTCCACCCTGGATCTCCTCTTCTTCCTCTCCTGCCTTACGATATTCGTTCCTCCTGCTATTTTGAGAAATTTCAAtgcatttttgtctttagagaaaatttattgaaattttgtcgtaattttaattttaactttagaaaaaatttcttaattttttttgccactTATTCAATGAAAACGTGCTGTTGGAGGTTATTTAGGTCCTCATTAAAATCTTGTCTTTTACAGCATCCAACATACGGCTTCTGATACCGAAAAGGAAGGCTTCTGGGCGCACAAGGAAACATGGAAATCACGTTGGGTCAAATATTGGCGTGCCAAAACAATTTATGTTCCCGTTTGGAAGAAAGTTTGGACACCGCTTATACAAAATGAATGGGTCCCATTGCCAAATTCACCTCCGGGCTGGTCAAAAAGTGAAAACGAACATAAAATAAGTGAAATAGAATATTGAAAGAAGTTTCTGCTAAAAAAAGTTTcattgaaaaaatattcaatttaattGAATGTGTGTTCCCAAGTAGCTTAATTAAAACTTgccataatttaaataaaatatcactaattttatataaaaaaaaataaaaaatctgaattttaattaaaataaactttaaatttaCTACTACTACGATCTACTAACTacgaaatttcccatgaacatttcactaaggaacaagggatagttctctcatatcaatgagtgcagccctattcaagtttaagctcaatgataatgggtctTGTTTTTtatgcagagtccgaacggcgtgccgcgtagcaacaccacttggtagagaagttttaacatggcaggatacctcacaaatgtagccatctTTAGTAAAAGGATAACCAATGCtgacaatttttctgatgttcccgcccggatttgaacccagacgttcggcgtaataggcggacatgccaacgtTCCTAGTAGAACTTACTGTTtagaatttttagcaaaatcggagagtaaattcgacttttatggtctttagaccctaaagctgaagatcggtctctatggcagctatatctaaatatagctctACCTGGACCAAATTCGGGACAGATTTTGGGAATCTtgatacaacttactgttccaaatttcagtgaagtcgggtaataaatgcgcctgttatagttctaagacccaaaatcggcagatcatactatatgacagctatatccaaatatgttccggtcTGGACCAACTTTGGATCGGATATCAACggacctaataaaactcactgttctgattttcagcaaaaatggggtactaaatgcgcccgatatacaccatatttgTGTCTGATGTCGAGGCTCCTAGTgcaactcgctgtttcaaattttagcaaaatcggagaacaaactcgtcttttatggtctttagaccctaaggCTAAAGATTGGTctctaaggcagctatatttaaatataccccgatttggaccatactcgggacagatgttggaagtgttgatataactcactgttccgaatttcagcaaagtcggaaaAAAATGCGACTcttataggtctaagacccaaaatcggcagattgatctggagttttagcaaaatcggctaataaatgcgcttgttataggcttaagaccctaaaacggtatatcggtctatatggtagctatatataaatatacaccatatttgggtcggatggtgaggcccctagtgcaactcactgtttcatatttaagcaaaatcggagaataaatgcgccttttacgatCTTTcgaccctaaagctgaagatcggtatcaatggcagctatatctaaatatcgcccgatttgggccatattcggGATAGATGTTGGGTGTCTTGTtgcaatccaaatttcagcgaaattgttaTAGGCTAAAGAcacaaaaacgccagatcggtctatatggcagctatatccaaatatagtccgatgtggtaCATTGAAgaacctgcgtatagaaaaaatacgagcctgtgcaatattttaactcaatatctcaacttttgaagactgtagcgtgattacaactgacgggcACACGagcggacagacaaacagatccacgaacatcgttaaatcgtcttagatccgaaatatatacactttgtagggtcggaagtggatatttcgacgtattacaaacggaatgaatatacCTGTAATcttatggcggtgggtataataataataaaacaatgtGGTGGGTCTATCTCCCAACCACTGATTCAGATTTTACACCAAATTATCGAACCCGTAAGTTCCATATCTCCTATTTTATAGAAGCATATTACCGCCATCGTCATATACCATACCATTTCGCCTCAGGTGCGAAAGGCACATAGGGCTCTGATGACCGTCGGTCTCCATGAGTCATGACAAATATTCCTCCGTCATTCGATTCAGATGTTCCTAATATCCCAGGAGGTGATCGATGGTCTGTGCTGTCATAAAACCATCAATGCGAGGCACGCAGGTACCATTAAAGACTGCATGGCAACTTGGGCCGAAGGATATTCGGCTGTTCTCTGCTTCTTAAGACCCAGGCAGTACGCCAGTATCTTTCTCTTCATCTGGTGAGACGATATCGTGGACCAAAACGAAAAAGCATATGCCAAAGTAGGCCGGATTATCTGCTTGTAAATTGTAAGTTTGATCTTTTTGTTCAGGCCCCCCGCCTCTCTGAGCGGAGCGCGGCTCTCCCCTTTCGGAGGACTACGTCCACATGACGCGTAAAACGCATAATCTCCTGAAATACTACCCCTAGGTACTTCAGAATTTCAATGCTCTGGATATGTTCATCCCCGACCCTGATGTCGTGTACGTACCGACTTGCATTCCAATAAAGCCCCTTCTTATTGCCTTTGAATACGATTGACCGGCATTTATCGTCATTCAGATTCCGACGCCATTATTCAAAATAACCGGATAGCTCCGCGAGGTACGCTCTGCCACTTTGGCCCTCGGATGTATGGCAGCTGTTAGGATAATCCTCGTAAAtaagga
The genomic region above belongs to Stomoxys calcitrans chromosome 5, idStoCalc2.1, whole genome shotgun sequence and contains:
- the LOC106093960 gene encoding uncharacterized protein LOC106093960; amino-acid sequence: MKFPASQIFWIMVLTLITLVSSLTTRQTEIIQHTASDTEKEGFWAHKETWKSRWVKYWRAKTIYVPVWKKVWTPLIQNEWVPLPNSPPGWSKSENEHKISEIEY